The Saccharomyces mikatae IFO 1815 strain IFO1815 genome assembly, chromosome: 11 genome has a segment encoding these proteins:
- the SMKI11G3160 gene encoding aldo/keto reductase produces the protein MSKSYPKPVRLGNSGLKISPILVGCMSYGSKDWAEWVIDEKEKIFEILKHCYDSGMRTFDTADVYSNGLSERILGEFLKHYKIKRETVVILTKVYYPVDESLKLTHSAKISESDMLGLVNQTGLSRKHILEAAKNSVERLGTYIDVLQIHRLDHDTPMEEIMKALNDVVGLGYTRYIGASSMLATEFAELQFIAEKHDWTKFICSQSCYSLLYREDERELIPFAKKHGIGLIPWSPNARGVLTRPLNQETDRKISDPTLKRLKFDCLESHEKRIVNRVEEVAKKKGISMAMVSIAWVLSKGACPIVGLNSIERVDEAIRAVDVQLTEEEIQYLEELYKPTYLKY, from the coding sequence ATGTCAAAGTCATACCCTAAACCAGTGAGACTGGGAAATTCAGGCTTAAAAATTTCACCTATTTTGGTGGGTTGCATGTCCTATGGGTCCAAGGATTGGGCAGAATGGGTCATTGatgagaaggaaaaaatctttgagaTCCTAAAGCACTGCTACGATAGTGGTATGAGGACCTTCGACACTGCTGATGTATATTCTAATGGTCTAAGTGAACGTATCCTAGGGGAGTTTTTGAAGCATTATAAGatcaaaagagaaactgTTGTTATCTTAACGAAGGTCTATTACCCTGTAGATGAGAGCCTAAAGCTTACACACTCTGCAAAAATCAGTGAATCTGACATGCTTGGACTGGTCAACCAAACTGGTCTGTCTCGCAAACATATACTTGAGGCTGCAAAGAATTCTGTCGAAAGATTAGGAACTTACATCGATGTCTTGCAGATCCACAGATTGGACCACGATACACCCATGGAAGAGATTATGAAAGCCCTAAATGATGTTGTGGGGCTAGGGTATACTCGGTACATTGGTGCTTCTTCAATGTTGGCCACTGAATTTGCCGAGTTACAGTTTATTGCAGAAAAACATGACTGGACCAAGTTTATATGTTCACAGTCATGTTACAGTCTTCTTTATCGTGAAGATGAACGTGAGTTGATTCCATTTGCCAAAAAACATGGAATAGGTTTAATACCTTGGTCTCCCAACGCGAGAGGTGTTTTGACAAGACCGCTCAATCAGGAAACAgatagaaaaatttcagatCCTACCCTTAAAAGATTAAAGTTTGACTGTCTGGAATCCCATGAGAAGAGGATCGTTAATCGCGTGGAAGAAGTtgcgaaaaagaaaggtaTCTCGATGGCTATGGTGTCCATTGCCTGGGTTTTGAGTAAAGGCGCTTGCCCTATTGTTGGATTAAACTCTATTGAAAGAGTGGACGAGGCTATCAGGGCAGTGGATGTGCAGTTGACTGAAGAGGAGATTCAATATTTAGAAGAGTTATACAAGCCAACGTACTTGAAATACTAG
- the SMKI11G3170 gene encoding uncharacterized protein, with amino-acid sequence MEKTLSRRSRLRLVCLQCKRIKRKCDKVRPVCSRCQQHSLECKYEDSADLSSNAAASGLASLKTSHKSNSEYQLGLKWPTFRCSLQVPEGVINTTLSIWHAEDMLVIVGQVTFLDYPFAAHGLSQHDQYVRALCASLYGMTLMDFSNYANGIPFEDSSRSILGPLSFIEKAILRRIEHSKLFRVQPTALGMLYNGCSIEEDNSVAFLSSLVVEIEGVLAQKKDCEILLKCFYENIYPFYPFMDIGLFENDLSTLLLQDDDSHWKINTEEKHVRKKVETLSLLTVIMAMALKHSTLDADLLSMVKANTSETSTKLTRLCHRLLCLLDVFRYPNENTFTCLLYFYVSEHLDPESPDCVLSHTNLLTLNHLSNLSITLGLQYEPSKYKRFKDSSLMRHRRMLWLGIQSLKFQISLAEGDSDRSNGEYMEPFLANFEEVEAAASEDEESLVGELNVRLHDVTWNKYRLHIILSKLVSSCTSIIRHPQLFEVLENIKRLEGFLSDNFAAGLIYQPLQGNELNTIKLGRDTLLNTKDVEKTEIFLTNIVGRVCIFNILDVLSLYFEKKCIVHWEEYEKNYHFLTSRGFGVYLELAGLVSDYLDTRFEKNIPQQHGYIIDKQICFILVRIWMFQCRILLRCSYKQESLEKLSPSSAPTDSREKENEITYVLARLIQHVRNQMAHLVDLAREKLQDSYFCAYQTVPIFKYIVYLVDVGSLVSASNELWEKVTGESEIPQKVQQAVRLKWGLDCNNSKRIKQNLTNSQSLESFNKILLCQMEEAVLSSSFGRKSNAAMSGNIAEEIFNISEEEALNQLLENGNFDAFWELLGENLTDMPSL; translated from the coding sequence ATGGAGAAAACCTTGTCTAGAAGATCCAGACTGCGACTGGTTTGTCTACAATGTAAGCGAATCAAACGGAAGTGCGACAAAGTACGGCCTGTTTGCTCACGATGCCAGCAACATTCATTAGAATGTAAATATGAAGACAGCGCAGATCTATCTTCCAATGCCGCAGCAAGCGGCTTAGCCAGCCTCAAGACTTCTCATAAATCAAATAGTGAATACCAGTTGGGACTCAAATGGCCAACCTTCAGATGCTCATTGCAAGTACCAGAAGGTGTTATTAATACAACGTTGTCGATATGGCATGCGGAAGATATGCTTGTCATTGTTGGGCAAGTAACATTTTTAGATTATCCGTTTGCTGCGCATGGTCTGTCTCAACATGATCAATATGTCAGAGCGCTCTGTGCCTCGCTGTATGGCATGACACTCATGGACTTTAGCAACTATGCCAATGGTATTCCTTTCGAGGACTCCTCAAGGAGTATACTAGGCCCATTGTCgtttattgaaaaggcTATTTTACGACGAATAGAACACAGTAAGCTATTTCGAGTTCAACCTACCGCCCTAGGGATGTTGTACAATGGGTGctcaattgaagaagataattCAGTAGCTTTTCTGTCCTCACTCGTTGTTGAAATCGAAGGCGTGTTGGCGCAGAAGAAGGACTGTGAAATACTGCTAAAGTGCTTCTACGAGAATATATACCCTTTCTATCCCTTTATGGACATTGGACTCTTCGAGAATGACCTCAGTACATTGCTTCTGCAAGATGACGATAGTCACTGGAAAATCAacactgaagaaaaacatgtGCGAAAAAAAGTGGAAACCTTGTCGTTACTCACAGTGATCATGGCTATGGCTCTGAAGCATTCAACGTTGGATGCCGATCTTCTTTCAATGGTGAAAGCAAATACCTCTGAAACTTCCACGAAACTGACCCGTTTATGTCACAGACTGCTATGCCTGCTGGATGTGTTTCGTTatccaaatgaaaatacatTCACCTGCCTTTTATATTTCTATGTTTCAGAACATTTGGATCCTGAAAGTCCTGATTGTGTACTGAGTCACACCAACCTGCTTACTCTCAACCATCTCTCAAACTTGTCCATAACACTGGGTCTTCAGTATGAGCCTTCAAAGTACAAACGCTTCAAGGACTCGTCACTGATGAGACATAGGCGCATGCTATGGTTAGGAATCCAGTCAttaaagtttcaaatttcGCTTGCTGAaggtgatagtgatagaTCGAATGGTGAGTATATGGAACCATTTCTAGCGAATTTCGAGGAGGTGGAAGCAGCTGCTtcagaggatgaagaaagtcTTGTGGGTGAATTGAACGTGCGACTGCATGACGTCACGTGGAACAAGTACAGATTGCACATCATTCTGAGCAAATTAGTGTCGAGTTGCACTTCGATTATACGGCATCCGCaactttttgaagttttggAGAATATCAAAAGATTGGAAGGTTTCTTGAGTGATAATTTTGCCGCAGGGTTAATATACCAGCCTCTTCAAGGAAATGAATTGAATACGATAAAGCTTGGCAGAGACACATTACTTAATACCAAGGATGTGGAGAAGACTGAAATATTCCTGACCAATATTGTGGGGCGTGTATGCatttttaatattcttGATGTGCTCTCATTGTATTTTGAGAAGAAGTGTATTGTACATTGggaagaatatgaaaagaacTACCATTTTCTTACCTCGAGAGGGTTTGGTGTGTACTTGGAACTGGCGGGCTTGGTATCTGACTACCTTGATActagatttgaaaagaacattCCACAGCAGCATGGCTACATTATCGACAAACAGATATGCTTTATTCTTGTAAGGATATGGATGTTTCAATGCCGTATTTTGTTGAGGTGTTCCTACAAACAAGAGAGCCTAGAAAAGCTGTCGCCTTCTAGTGCACCTACTGATAGCcgagagaaagaaaatgagatTACTTACGTTTTGGCAAGACTTATTCAACATGTTCGTAACCAAATGGCGCATTTAGTGGATCTAGCGAGAGAAAAGCTTCAGGATAGTTACTTTTGCGCTTACCAAACTGTTCCcatttttaaatatatTGTGTATTTGGTTGATGTGGGCAGTCTAGTATCTGCGTCAAACGAGCTTTGGGAAAAGGTAACCGGTGAAAGTGAAATACCGCAAAAAGTACAACAAGCCGTGAGATTGAAATGGGGATTGGACTGTAACAATTCAAAGAGGATCAAACAGAATTTAACCAACAGCCAGAGCTTGGAAAGTTTCAACAAAATCCTGTTATGTCAAATGGAGGAGGCAGTTCTTTCCAGCtcctttggaagaaaatcaaaCGCCGCCATGTCCGGAAACATagctgaagaaattttcaatatcagtGAGGAAGAGGCTTTGAATCAGCTGTTGGAAAACGGTAATTTTGATGCGTTTTGGGAGTTGTTGGGCGAAAATCTGACCGATATGCCCTCTTTGTAA